One Mycobacteroides salmoniphilum DNA segment encodes these proteins:
- a CDS encoding RND family transporter produces MYRFSLPVIVLWLAAAGALNLAVPQLETVIKGHARSFLPDDAASVQAIVKMGNYFGGAGTNNFVYLLLEGDAPLGTEAHQYYSSILSRINQDKKHVNSSMDLWSNPQFAPANESADGKAAYVLINLSGNMGTALAMESTQAIRDIIAEYPPPKGITAHLTGPSAVVNDELVSINDSILLLLISCGLLVGAILLLVYRNPITIAMPLLVAGAGLGVGRPIVAFLGEHQVIGVSIFASALLAVIVLGAGIDYGIFLLGRYQEARRAGEDPESAYYTALAGVQHIIIASGLTVAGATACMVFTRLAIFSTSGLPCTIAVIVTLAAALTLGPALLGLGSRLGYFEPRQEKSQRRWRRIATYVVRWPGPVLAGSLAVLALALLVIPGFRPSFNEQAAQPSDSPANLGFAASDRHLPPNIMAPSLFLIESDHDMRNSGDMIALAKLSNAVLNIPGINNVQGITRPLGAPLDQGALTSQAGYIGGRLTQMTNLLSQRITDLTALSGRVGQLSLTVKGLEQALQNGTRGATQIQAGATELRTSLAAVVQKVDTLRETARPAEDFVGSIPNCRDNEYCQAALTGFSLFDDLHRFDSLVGNLVNGTGALAQTLPQLGAQLSGLKAFIAQVNAVTVPLQSTLQVLVPQVTEITQFTDELSKSFAAGDPGSSFFLPSQAFDNPLFKNAMPFFFSTDGKVTRMIVTPDMEGFSREAMDLSAKIIPTALQAMKNTSLAGSTVSIGGPGGTLLNIEAFTREDFITSVVAAFAFVFCVVLILLRSLVAAIAVIGTVALSYLSALGLAIFVWQDIIGNPLHWSVAPLSFVFLVAVGADYNMLLVARFREEMYAGIKTGIIRSMANTGGVVTIAGLVFGFTMFAMIAGYAHNIAQLGTTVGLGLLLDTLIVRSFVIPSIATLLGRWFWWPVVVHDRATCRDAIPHSAHSADAPDRGRLVTTGGR; encoded by the coding sequence ATGTACAGGTTCTCCCTGCCCGTCATCGTGCTGTGGCTCGCCGCAGCCGGAGCACTCAACCTCGCTGTCCCCCAGCTGGAGACGGTGATCAAGGGGCACGCCCGCTCGTTCCTACCCGATGATGCCGCCTCCGTTCAGGCGATCGTCAAGATGGGCAACTACTTCGGCGGAGCCGGCACCAACAACTTCGTCTACCTGCTCCTCGAGGGCGATGCCCCGTTGGGAACCGAAGCGCACCAGTATTACTCGTCGATCCTGAGCCGGATCAACCAAGACAAGAAGCACGTCAACTCCTCCATGGACCTGTGGTCCAACCCGCAGTTCGCCCCGGCCAACGAGAGCGCGGACGGCAAGGCCGCCTATGTCCTGATTAACCTGTCCGGCAACATGGGGACGGCGCTGGCCATGGAATCCACCCAGGCCATTCGCGACATCATCGCCGAATATCCTCCACCCAAAGGAATTACCGCACACCTCACCGGGCCGTCCGCGGTAGTCAACGACGAGCTGGTCTCGATCAACGATTCGATCCTGCTGTTGCTGATCTCGTGCGGCTTGTTGGTTGGCGCCATCTTGCTCCTGGTGTACCGCAACCCGATAACCATCGCCATGCCGCTGCTGGTCGCGGGCGCGGGGCTCGGCGTCGGACGGCCCATCGTCGCGTTCCTCGGCGAACACCAAGTCATCGGGGTGTCGATCTTCGCCTCCGCACTCCTGGCGGTGATCGTGCTGGGGGCCGGAATCGATTACGGCATATTTCTGCTCGGCAGATATCAGGAAGCTCGCCGCGCCGGAGAAGATCCGGAATCGGCCTACTACACGGCCCTGGCCGGGGTCCAGCACATCATCATTGCCTCGGGGCTCACCGTTGCCGGCGCCACCGCGTGCATGGTCTTCACCCGCCTGGCGATCTTCAGCACCTCGGGACTGCCGTGCACCATCGCGGTCATTGTCACGCTGGCCGCCGCGCTGACCCTCGGCCCCGCACTCCTTGGCCTGGGCAGCCGGCTCGGTTACTTCGAGCCGCGCCAAGAGAAGTCACAGCGCCGGTGGCGACGCATCGCCACCTACGTGGTGCGCTGGCCGGGCCCGGTGCTCGCGGGCAGCTTGGCCGTGCTCGCGCTGGCACTGTTGGTCATTCCAGGATTTCGGCCTAGCTTTAACGAGCAGGCCGCACAGCCCAGTGACTCTCCCGCGAATCTGGGCTTCGCCGCGTCGGACCGCCACCTGCCGCCAAACATCATGGCCCCCAGTCTTTTCCTGATCGAGTCTGACCATGACATGCGCAATTCAGGGGACATGATCGCGCTGGCGAAGCTGTCCAATGCGGTGCTGAACATCCCTGGTATCAACAATGTGCAGGGCATCACGCGCCCGCTCGGCGCCCCGTTGGACCAAGGGGCACTTACCTCGCAGGCCGGATACATCGGTGGGCGGCTGACCCAGATGACCAATCTACTCAGCCAGCGCATCACCGATCTCACTGCACTCAGTGGCCGGGTCGGGCAGCTTTCGCTCACCGTCAAGGGCCTGGAGCAGGCGCTGCAGAACGGGACCCGCGGTGCGACCCAGATCCAGGCGGGCGCGACCGAATTGCGCACCAGCCTGGCCGCCGTGGTCCAGAAGGTGGACACGCTGCGCGAGACCGCCAGACCCGCCGAGGACTTCGTGGGCTCGATTCCGAACTGCCGGGACAACGAGTATTGCCAGGCCGCACTCACCGGGTTCTCGCTGTTCGATGACTTGCACCGTTTTGACAGCCTCGTTGGCAATCTCGTGAACGGAACCGGGGCCCTGGCGCAGACGTTGCCTCAACTCGGCGCTCAGCTTTCGGGATTGAAGGCGTTCATCGCTCAGGTCAATGCGGTTACCGTCCCGCTGCAGAGCACATTGCAGGTCCTGGTCCCTCAGGTCACCGAAATCACACAATTCACCGACGAGCTCAGCAAGAGCTTCGCGGCGGGTGACCCGGGGTCGTCGTTCTTCCTGCCCAGTCAGGCATTCGACAACCCGCTCTTCAAGAACGCGATGCCGTTCTTCTTCTCCACCGACGGCAAGGTGACCCGGATGATCGTCACACCGGATATGGAGGGATTCAGCCGCGAGGCAATGGACCTGAGCGCCAAGATCATTCCGACCGCACTACAGGCGATGAAGAACACCTCCCTGGCTGGCAGCACGGTGAGTATCGGGGGCCCGGGCGGCACCCTGCTCAACATCGAGGCATTCACGCGAGAGGACTTCATCACCAGCGTGGTGGCGGCATTCGCGTTCGTGTTCTGCGTGGTGCTGATCCTGCTGCGCAGCCTCGTTGCCGCGATCGCGGTCATCGGCACGGTGGCGCTGTCCTACCTGTCCGCGTTGGGCCTAGCCATATTCGTCTGGCAGGACATCATCGGCAATCCGCTGCACTGGTCAGTGGCTCCGCTGTCGTTTGTCTTCCTTGTCGCGGTGGGTGCCGACTACAACATGCTGTTGGTGGCCAGGTTCCGCGAGGAGATGTACGCCGGTATCAAGACAGGCATCATCCGCTCGATGGCCAACACCGGAGGTGTGGTCACCATCGCGGGATTGGTGTTCGGATTCACCATGTTCGCGATGATCGCCGGCTATGCGCACAACATCGCCCAGCTCGGCACGACCGTCGGTCTGGGTCTGCTGCTGGATACATTGATCGTGCGATCGTTCGTAATCCCCTCCATCGCAACACTGCTGGGTCGCTGGTTCTGGTGGCCCGTGGTGGTGCACGACAGAGCCACCTGTCGCGACGCGATCCCACACAGCGCTCACTCCGCGGACGCGCCTGATCGTGGTCGGCTCGTGACCACCGGAGGCAGGTAA
- a CDS encoding MmpS family transport accessory protein — MRGAWVYLVSIAILCIAGGYIAHLRLSDIPDPAIGHSFKPPSIGKPREKVVEYRLNGPIGATVAASYLDTDGTVREVSGTLPWQTTLRTGQLTIPTGVVAQATAGQMSCSITINGEVRDEKSSDSSAVSCQVVVA; from the coding sequence ATGCGTGGCGCGTGGGTGTATCTGGTATCTATTGCGATCCTCTGTATCGCCGGGGGCTACATAGCCCATCTACGGCTCAGCGACATCCCAGACCCTGCGATCGGCCATTCGTTCAAGCCGCCGTCGATCGGCAAGCCACGCGAAAAGGTTGTCGAGTACCGACTTAACGGACCGATCGGTGCCACCGTCGCCGCGTCCTATCTCGATACCGACGGCACCGTGCGCGAGGTATCGGGCACCCTCCCCTGGCAAACCACCCTGCGCACGGGGCAGCTCACCATCCCCACCGGCGTGGTCGCCCAGGCCACCGCTGGCCAGATGTCCTGCAGCATCACGATCAACGGCGAGGTCCGTGACGAAAAGTCTTCCGACTCATCGGCCGTCTCCTGCCAGGTGGTAGTGGCGTGA